A genomic region of Streptomyces rimosus contains the following coding sequences:
- a CDS encoding STAS domain-containing protein, producing the protein MSCLASVIRCRATAPTVLLDVSPVERLTFNSLTVLVRKAMHLRSVGGELLLTGPGPTLRKMVDRTGTGSLLPLFTDNTAALRALAEDGRTWCRVDLSAVPDTFFTAPPLQ; encoded by the coding sequence GTGAGCTGCCTCGCCTCCGTTATCCGGTGCCGTGCCACCGCACCCACCGTGCTCCTCGATGTGTCGCCAGTAGAGCGGCTGACCTTCAACTCCCTGACCGTGCTGGTCCGCAAGGCGATGCATCTGCGCTCGGTGGGCGGCGAACTCCTGCTAACCGGCCCGGGCCCGACCCTTCGCAAAATGGTCGACCGCACGGGAACCGGCTCGCTGCTGCCCCTCTTCACCGACAACACCGCCGCTCTCCGCGCACTGGCCGAGGACGGGCGCACCTGGTGCCGGGTGGACCTGTCCGCTGTGCCAGACACGTTCTTCACCGCACCGCCGCTGCAGTAG